In Acipenser ruthenus chromosome 1, fAciRut3.2 maternal haplotype, whole genome shotgun sequence, the genomic stretch atgtggcaaaaggtcgcaaagttcaagggggctgaatactttcgcaaggcactgtaggtttATTTCACAGTGCTTTAATCTGGCTCATCCAAACCAGGGAGGATTGTAAAATCCAGGGGAAAAAAACTTATGCCACAATCACTTTATTGCATGTTCTTAATgtaatgttaatatatatatatatatatgtttaagtGACTGTTAAAATGTGGTGAATACAACTCACACTTAAACAAAGCTCGAAGGAAGTGTGTTATATGCTGCTGTCATGACAACCGTGTGAAATAAATACTCTTTGAATTGGCTACAGTATGCCACAGAATGAAGTATCAAGCCTTACACACAGTATAATACTATACAAGtttaaaccaaataaaaaaaataacaacaacaataacaataataataatctatgttACTATGTAATACAATGATGTGAACCATACACAATTTACACAACAGAAAGATTGCAATGTTGATTACAAATTGAATAACGGCCTGCAGATTTTATAAATGGGATCTTCAACACAATACAGGATTCAGATGTAATTTAGATTAAAACACATCTGGAAATAATATGATATAGAATATTTAACTTCTTCAGATGTAACTAAACAGATCCTAATTGGGTGGTCAGTGAGTGAACTGGATGTACAGTAAAGGATGCCTGCTTACAGGCTCACAACATTTAGTGGAATTGCAAACAAGCCCATAATGTTTTGAGCTGTGGTTCATTCCATTCTCCTCCACTGCTTTCTGCCCATTTTTGCTTTTGCGCAGCCCAGCATTTCTAAATGCATCTACATTTCACAATAACAACAAAGGGCTTCTTTTACCAGCACATTTGGTACATGTGCTCACTGCTCTGTGCAGAAGGAATACTGCAAGCTATGCAGTGCGCATTCCAGTGCTCTCCATCCTGCTAGTATTTTCTATATTGCTGCTGTTGGGTAAAACAAATGGTCTTTTACAAAACCTTCATGACCAAACATTACTTTATTTTCAAAGTTCGGACAACTAAACATgctgttgtacagtatttaaaaaggaaaacagtaTCTGCACTTCTAGTAATCTAATAGTAGGTCACTATTACTGCACATTGTCtttaaaagggttaaaaaaaatatatatatctatatctatatatctatatatatatctatatatatatatatctatatatatctatatctatatatatatatatatatatatatatatatatatatatatatatatatatatatatatatatatatatatatctgtacgCAACTTACAAGTCTGAAGGAGGATATCTGTTAAACAGGAGCCCCTTACCTGTTTGTTTCGCTCCTGAAGCTGGCTCTGTATCCAGCGTTCTCTTCTCCTCTGCTTCCTCCTGAGGCTCTTGAGCCTGTTCCTCTCCCTCTTACTTAATCTTCTCTCTGCTGTAGGTGATGTGGAGGGGCCAGTCTGTAACAGGCTATCCGCAGACGTTACCTGCTCTTCCTCTGTGCTACTTTCAGAGGGGAACCGTCTTCTCAAAGCCACAGTCCGGATGGTTGTACTGTTACCTACAAGCACTTGTGCATTTGATTCTCCAGGATGGTCCGTTCTACCCTCCATGTCCATAACAGCATGTTGAGAAGATCTGTCTGGCTCGCGATCAACATCTGAACTGACCCTGTTTGGATAAAGGGTGCCAGATGTTGCCCCAGTGACTAGATGCAAACTGGCTCTTTGGCTGTGAGGCTGTATTACCGTTTGCAATCTGCCAGACCGCGAAGAATCACAAGCGTACGCTTTAAGAAGATCAGAGAAGCTAATGGAAATGCCCATTCCATCTGTGCTGCTGTAATCCAAGCTATGAGCTTTTCTATGTGAAGCTTTCACAACACATCTTGCGCTAAGTGGCCCTGAAAAGGAAGAAAATGCTTGTGGATTAGCAGCTTTGAAGTCCCCCCTGCATGATCTTGCCTCAAGGCAAAGCGCTTCAGCTATTCGTCCAATTTCATTATTAGCGTTAACAACATGGGAAAACATAGTGCTGCTTAACCCTGGCACCCTTGCTTCCATTCCCTGTTGGGTGTTTAAGCCATCCAGTGATTTTGGGACAAAAAGAGCAGCTCTCTTACTTGGTGGTCTTGTTATTGGCAACAAATGCTTAGCCTCATAGTCAGTCCGACTCTTGCAGAGATGTATGGTTACATCCTGGCCACAAGGGCATTTTGCACTGCTGACAAAGTTAAAACCCCCTAAGCGAGCCCCACAATACAGGCAGTTCAGCTTCCCAATTGTCCACTGGGCCTATAGGAACGAAACAGACAACAATGCATTCATTGTCAAAAAATAAGGAGAAATAACcagatcaacttttttttttcaaccaacatagtcagctcttttgttttttttagacacAAACCTAGGTGATTCGCAAGGTATGAGCAGAAACACAGAATGCAGACAAAGCTAAATAAAACATAcccacacacgtgcacacacacacacacacacacacattagaatATGTTGcagctgtactgcactgtgcagtaTATTTAAATCTAAGGATACTGCTTTACAGAGCTATCATATAACTGCTATGCTAAGTACATTTAAAAGTCCAAGCAGTACATTTAATAACAAGTAAAACAGTGAAAGAGAAGAGTCTGGGGCATAGTAATAAATCTGTGTTTCAATGAAAGCAGACCTGGCACAACTGCAGTACGTTCCTCACATAAAGAATACTTCACCCTGCTCTTACAGTGTCTGCATACTGAATTTGGTGGGAGGAGACTTCCCACAAGCATGCATGGGTCTGCCTCACCAAAAGCAATCAGAAGCATGTTACTATCCACAAAATCTTTAACATTTTTAATCTTTTCATTCAACTTCTTTACTTACACCTTCATGTACTTTGCTTTAGTCatcacaaaaaatataaaatattctaATATGCTACCAGTATaggtcattaaaataaataaataaataaataaataaacaaaatagtttcATTATATTTTGAGAAAGTAATATGTATTTCTTAGTGTATGAGTCAGGAAAGTGtgccaaaccagaaataaacagatcAGGCATTGAATAAAGGAGTGTGTAAGTTGTTAGCTTGTTTCATATTAGTTTTGGAACTGTGATTGGTGTTTCTTTCTCTATAAAGTGCGAATAATAATTTGGAGAAAAAACTTTCAGAATCTTGCCGAAACTTTGAAAAAGCATAAAAGACACACCAAGATGTCATTGTTGTGAAATGATGAACTGCTGGGTGCATTGTTAGACACAAGGCAAAGCTGAGCGCCACAGCCACCTGGTAATTTAACAACATTATTACTGGCTcctcttgttttgtgttgattggtTCTTTGCTTGATTGTTATACTGTAGTCCAGGATATACAGATTTTTCAAGTATAACACTGTAGAAAACTACCCTGTTTCTTCCTGGTATCTTACCACTTCCTGGTAGGTCACATGGcctgactgcagctagaccacGTCAGTGATTCTGTACCAGGTAGCAGCAGTAACTTTAAACCTTTTAAATATCTAttggtcatttctaaaactacCAAGTTTCAGAAATGTAGCTATAATTGGTCTTTTCAGAAGTTACAAAAAGTCATTAGCTCAGCAGcattgtaaaattattattaattttacttGACTTTACTTGGAGAATCACATAATACATTTGTGTATCGAGTATAAAGCCTGTATCATTGGGTCTTCATATACCTGGACACCAAAAAGTCACaagtcaaagtgaagggtaccaTTTGATTTAGACAAAGAGTTTCcatgaaatggtttatgagagtATAAGCAGTCGAAGTAGCAGAATCttaatacaaaacacatattaTAGTATATTAAACGAGTATAaaattaaatattctgaaaatgtttaAGGTATGAGGTATCTCTTTAACTTACCTCCTCTATATGTCCTATAATCCAGTCAGGCAGAGCCTCGATATTGACGTGCCAAATGCTGCATTTTACTGGAACATTCTCTCCCCCTGCATTTCTCTAAGTAgagataaaaacaaattaaaatcactTAAGTGTGGATTGTATACCATTTTATTAGTTCCccttaaattaattataaaaataagtaaagaaaacacacacacacacacactgcccactGCCCAATTTCAATTAATTACACAACATTTTTACTTTCATAAATGAAAAACAGCTTTTTGGTATATAgtacaaaacatttatttgtctCAGTTCTCCTTCAAAACAATTGTACATACTATGAGACTGAGACATAAAAAATAGTGCTTAATACTAGATTACAACTTCCAAACAAAGAGCCATGGAAGACAAAAGACAAATACCTTGGTCAAAAGACTTCTCGAATCTATTATACATTTCCGACACTTCCAACATCTCAGCACGGCCGCATCCACGTGGCTTTCCATAGGGAAATGACATCATCTACAAACAATGAAAAAACATGTACAATTACCCAATATAAATGAGGGGATTTGTTTTTGAGTTTTAAGGAAAATAGAAGATGATACATTTTGGGATGAAGCAGTTTGGTACACTCTACATTCCTTTCCCATCTTCAATAATAGATAAAGTGCAAACGCTTCAGCCAAAACTGTGTGGGCATCCTTGATGACCCTTCTCTATAACAATAGAAATATATCTGGATTTCAACTTTGAGATGCTACTAGAAAACATACCTGTATTTTTGTAATAAGCGCACACAAACAATGGTGGTCTGGGCTTGTTCtacattagtgctgggacaaacacaggattttcatgttcagatattcgctcGTAATTTAAATGTTCGTTCACTTTCGataagtaataaaagccattatattgctcagaacgcagcagagacagcatagcagcgggggcagggggcgtggtccctgtgtgtgtgcctttattttaaagcaggacgttacactatgtaacatgttaaagtagaaaaatatcccaggagtaaagaatatgctgtgtaggccttactttaccccagtgaattaactacaaaacaaaggatgccaaataacagttcaagttaaacattgttttgtttattccctaaataaatagtacataaaagttgacaccgcattttatttattttttactttttgttcattccttgctgtttcttcacagtaaacagggaCCATAGCcccattttcataaagtaataacacaaggtttactttttttgtagctgaacaagcaaacgcaaactgaaatttaactttaaacacttcaaataaaacaaacgtggaaatggcgttgtaaaatgaagggggaaaaactcactgttttgggtcttgtttacattccacataacagtgAGTTGCAGCAAaacatatataacatttaaaatctatttaaaaaatcactgcacaacatttccaatgaggcatttcagaatgatgtgcttgtCTTTTTCCTGTTCCATGAGATTCTGAAtagctctaaagcagcacaacgtttttttgacccagatggctttccatagagatcactatgtgtgcgctcataatctggtttgtttactttttgctgtctaaaacttttaaatagaggctcaagagctgctgtgttaaccctgtgtattttttttatgttttatgggCAAAGCCTGGGAAAACACGATCTGCCAACTGCTTCTCGGGCAAAGTCCGAATCGCtccctctgttctttcattcctgttctgagtgacaggcagacctttGGAACAAAAAATTAACATAAGAAACCCCATTGACACCTGCACATAAAAAGGCcagtattactaataataatgtaataacatacataaataataaggagttgtattgaactgtccaatcagagagttcgatgcagttactgggtggaGGAATGATTAGCTGATTCATGTTTGACAGTGTTTATGACAAACAGATGGAGAGCGTACTCAGCGGAGTGACTGAGTGTAAGTTAAGTACATAACATATatctagattttaataatttgtttaaaataaattaattagtcTTACATATCTCATTACATATTTTATATAGTCACGttgtcaataaaaatacatttttaaagacatgcctattttctgaaaccggacttcctgtgtagtttttatgaatgagatgagtGAATGACGCTGCTCAGGTAGGCAGGTCAAACAAGCTCTTCAATCGTAGGAGATTCACTTCGGACTTTGACCGGGCTTTGCTGGGCACTCCTAGATCTGCCTGGGCAAAACCCTGAATTAAACATCTTTGTGTTTCATTTCAGACTTTGCCCGGGCAATCTGCGAAATGCCCAGTTTCGGGGTTTgcccataacatatatatatatgtatatatatatatatacatatatatatatatatatatatatatatatatatatatatatatatatatatatatatatatatatataaatctcacatatcacactgagctctttttcatttgccattttttaaactgtcgcgcaacttctggtgaggcagtaaataagtgcaaggtatttttgtcatttataGTGAATACGACCATCTGATTTTTGaatccaaatacatgtcaaacaCTATTTGTTCAGACATTtgttcagatatatatatatatatatatatatatatatatatatatatatatatattatgcagcCAGCTGCGGGTACTGTACAATAGGTACACATTTCTCACGACTGTGGATAGTTCCCACAAGTGGAAAAAACATTGGTGTGTCACAAGATGATGAACAATGAACTGTAAAAAATTCAACCTTACAAATCTAATTCCAAGGAAATACGGTAATAAGTATTGTTTCTGTAATTCATAACGCAGCTTTAGGCAAAGCTGATGCATGTTTTTGTTCCCAGCTTTcccaataaatcaaataaatacattaacatttttttaaaaatgtcactgaTGTATtt encodes the following:
- the LOC117403883 gene encoding E3 ubiquitin-protein ligase RNF180-like produces the protein MESHVDAAVLRCWKCRKCIIDSRSLLTKRNAGGENVPVKCSIWHVNIEALPDWIIGHIEEAQWTIGKLNCLYCGARLGGFNFVSSAKCPCGQDVTIHLCKSRTDYEAKHLLPITRPPSKRAALFVPKSLDGLNTQQGMEARVPGLSSTMFSHVVNANNEIGRIAEALCLEARSCRGDFKAANPQAFSSFSGPLSARCVVKASHRKAHSLDYSSTDGMGISISFSDLLKAYACDSSRSGRLQTVIQPHSQRASLHLVTGATSGTLYPNRVSSDVDREPDRSSQHAVMDMEGRTDHPGESNAQVLVGNSTTIRTVALRRRFPSESSTEEEQVTSADSLLQTGPSTSPTAERRLSKRERNRLKSLRRKQRRRERWIQSQLQERNKQSSTGNLTSSDDEDVRGSDKDGHMCAVCLDVYFSPYMCYPCHHIFCEPCLRTLAKDNPTNTPCPLCRTIITRVFFQTDLNHTTKTFFPNEYLSRKQNFQKTSCAKWPLPSCRKMFRIFGGFRRHADRITQRQFPHGGYRLDSMDFEDDSRGWRFDMDMVIIYIYSVNWVIGFIIFCFLCYFFFPSF